One region of Eupeodes corollae chromosome 1, idEupCoro1.1, whole genome shotgun sequence genomic DNA includes:
- the LOC129953743 gene encoding dnaJ homolog subfamily A member 4, giving the protein MVKETGYYDLLGVKPNASPEELKKAYRKLALKYHPDKNPNEGEKFKAISQAYEVLSDTDKRQIYDEGGESAIKKGGNDAGDMRNPMDFFEKFFGGGFGTGGGGRRRERRGKDVIHQMGVQLEEIYNGTTRKLALQKNVICEKCEGRGGKKGAVGKCDVCRGNGYETRVQQIGPGMVQHIEQVCRKCMGQGEIISEKDRCKQCNGRKTVRERKVLEVHIEKGMRNGQKIVFNGEGDHEPDLQPGDIIILLEEKEHAVYRRVGDDLTLKMPIELVEALCGFQRVIKTLDNRDLVITSPPGEVIKHQHAKCIMEEGVPLYKNPMEKGRLIIQFEVNFPDTLPVAVLPALEQCLPPRQEVSIPIDAEVVTLEELGPHNNQRQHHHQAYEEDEDCYHQSGPRIQQCSTT; this is encoded by the exons ATGGTAAAAGAAACCGGTTACTACGATCTGCTTGGTGTTAAGCCCAATGCCTCCCCCGAAGAGCTAAAGAAAGCCTACAGAAAACTCGCCCTGAAATACCACCCCGACAAGAATCCCAATGAGGGAGAGAAATTCAAGGCCATCTCGCAGGCGTACGAAGTTCTCTCGGACACCGACAAACGCCAGATCTACGACGAAGGCGGTGAGTCAGCCATCAAGAAGGGAGGCAACGATGCCGGTGATATGCGCAACCCAATGGACTTCTTCGAGAAGTTCTTTGGCGGCGGCTTCGGAACCGGCGGAGGTGGAAGGCGGCGAGAGCGTCGAGGCAAGGACGTCATTCATCAGATGGGCGTTCAGTTAGAGGAGATCTACAACGGAACCACACGTAAATTGGCTCTGCAAAAGAACGTTATCTGTGAAAAATGTGAAGGACGTGGTGGCAAGAAAGGTGCAGTCGGCAAGTGTGACGTGTGCCGAGGTAACGGCTACGAGACCCGCgttcaacaaatcggacccggTATGGTGCAGCACATTGAACAGGTGTGTCGCAAATGTATGGGCCAGGGTGAGATTATCTCGGAGAAGGATCGTTGCAAACAGTGTAATGGCCGCAAGACCGTTCGGGAGCGTAAAGTCTTGGAAGTTCACATCGAGAAGGGTATGCGCAACGGCCAGAAGATTGTCTTCAATGGCGAAGGTGATCACGAGCCAGATTTGCAGCCCGGCGACATTATTATTCTGTTGGAGGAGAAGGAACACGCAGTGTATAGACGCGTGGGCGATGATCTAACATTGAAAATGCCAATTGAATTGGTTGAGGCTCTGTGCGGATTCCAGCGAGTGATCAAGACATTAGATAATCGTGATTTGGTCATTACTTCGCCACCCGGCGAGGTTATCAAACACCAGCATGCCAAGTGTATTATGGAAGAGGGTGTGCCACTCTACAAAAATCCAATGGAAAAGGGTCGATTGATCATCCAATTCGAGGTGAACTTCCCCGATACCCTACCAGTTGCTGTTCTTCCAGCTCTCGAACAGTGCTTACCACCAAGGCAAGAAGTATCTATTCCAATTGATGCTGAAGTTGTTACTTTG GAGGAGCTTGGTCCACACAATAATCAACGCCAGCATCATCACCAAGCTTACGAAGAAGACGAGGATTGCTACCACCAAAGTGGTCCAAGAATACAACAATGTTCAACCACTTAA